A region of Acidobacteriota bacterium DNA encodes the following proteins:
- a CDS encoding CBS domain-containing protein — MFGRLMPQRPVKRICEPTNRQALNDVMNHDVTAVMEIGSLESVLGKITKEGLNRLLMVRAGKPVGIVNGHDLLCPVLRYFL, encoded by the coding sequence ATGTTCGGCAGGCTTATGCCGCAAAGGCCTGTCAAGCGTATCTGCGAGCCAACAAACCGCCAGGCATTAAATGACGTCATGAATCATGACGTCACCGCCGTTATGGAGATTGGCTCGCTCGAAAGCGTGCTGGGTAAAATAACGAAAGAGGGACTCAATCGCCTGCTGATGGTTAGAGCGGGGAAGCCCGTCGGCATCGTAAATGGCCATGATCTGCTTTGCCCGGTGCTCCGGTATTTCCTGTAA
- the thrB gene encoding homoserine kinase — MPLTTKAMPQRGSVRVPATSANLGCAFDCAALALNLYLDIHVTRRSDLGVSVHYKGVNPDRIPSDESNLIAASIKKILLRWGKDYGFNLEINNQIPVGVGLGSSAAAIVGAIAAAHWLTERALYDDELVSLATEIEGHPDNVAAAWHGGFTVAMQENQHVWSYSSPVPDLFHVVLVIPDYALPTEKARAVLPPQYLRADVTHNIQRAAVLAAQMFSGKVDFHPDLFDDRLHQPYRAGLVPGLKEVLTMRHSSLYGLCLSGAGPSILAFTKGSSPEVGEAICQVLREKGVESSYSVLVPDNRGAKGWSLPV; from the coding sequence ATGCCACTAACCACTAAGGCCATGCCCCAGCGCGGTTCAGTACGCGTTCCTGCAACCAGTGCCAACCTTGGATGTGCCTTTGATTGTGCGGCGCTCGCCTTGAATCTTTATCTCGACATCCACGTAACACGCAGGTCCGACCTTGGTGTAAGTGTGCACTACAAGGGCGTGAACCCGGACAGAATTCCCTCGGACGAAAGTAACCTGATTGCCGCCAGCATAAAGAAAATTCTTCTGCGCTGGGGCAAAGATTACGGATTCAATCTGGAAATCAACAATCAGATTCCGGTTGGAGTGGGACTGGGATCCAGCGCGGCGGCTATTGTGGGCGCCATCGCGGCGGCCCACTGGCTTACGGAAAGAGCGCTTTACGATGACGAACTGGTTTCACTTGCGACGGAGATTGAAGGGCACCCGGACAACGTTGCGGCGGCGTGGCACGGAGGTTTCACGGTGGCTATGCAGGAGAACCAGCACGTATGGTCGTATTCTTCTCCAGTCCCTGATCTGTTCCACGTCGTGCTGGTAATCCCCGACTATGCGCTTCCAACGGAAAAAGCTCGGGCCGTGCTGCCTCCCCAGTATTTACGGGCCGATGTTACTCACAACATTCAGAGGGCCGCCGTACTGGCAGCTCAGATGTTTTCCGGTAAGGTTGATTTCCACCCCGATCTTTTTGACGACCGCCTGCATCAACCTTATCGGGCAGGTCTCGTGCCCGGCCTGAAAGAAGTTCTTACGATGAGACACTCTAGTTTGTACGGTCTCTGCCTCAGCGGCGCCGGGCCGTCAATCCTGGCTTTCACTAAAGGAAGCTCCCCCGAAGTGGGTGAGGCCATCTGCCAGGTACTTCGTGAAAAAGGTGTGGAATCCAGTTATTCCGTTCTCGTCCCCGACAATCGGGGCGCTAAAGGCTGGAGCTTGCCTGTCTGA
- a CDS encoding ammonium transporter, translating into MSATLREGPKLSMSEKLSRLRKRLRDPEWRRYGKIMLGGKALGIGLVILLVMIGTGNFFTSAFAADAPVKASDMINPVNTAWTLIAAFLVFGMQVGFTMLEAGFCRSRETVNVLVECVVDTCLCGILFYAVGFAFMFSHGNGFIGYHWFFLQNAPATYESTGVAFLAVWIFQFAFADTCSTITSGAMIGRTGFVGDLLYSISVTGFIYPIIGHWAWGPDGWLATMGSSGHFFTALGTGFHDFAGSTVVHTIGGFIALAGAIVLGPRLGRKFKRDGGAPMLPHDLTIAVTGGLILWFGWYGFNPGSTLSAMDFEGIGRVAANTTLAACAAGLTSILYGYFRTWKWDAGYTTNGFLAGLVAITCPCYWVSPTGSIALGGIAGVLVILGVDLLEWLRIDDPIGAVPVHGLCGIWGTLSLGLFACGSYGAPGPLAADNSAPLRGLLYGGGAHLLVAQAIGSAIVTLATFGVAMAVMLAVNATGTLRLSPEAELYGMDLHEHGISAYPEYEISAFAAPSGLAVQAAAASKASAFSAKPIARASASSDEITT; encoded by the coding sequence ATGTCCGCCACTTTGAGAGAAGGCCCAAAGCTTTCAATGTCAGAAAAACTCTCCCGGCTGCGAAAGCGGTTGCGGGACCCTGAATGGCGCCGGTACGGGAAGATCATGCTTGGCGGCAAGGCTCTGGGAATAGGACTCGTCATACTTCTTGTGATGATTGGCACCGGTAACTTTTTCACGAGCGCATTCGCCGCTGACGCGCCGGTGAAAGCCAGCGACATGATTAATCCGGTCAACACCGCATGGACCCTCATCGCGGCCTTCCTGGTTTTCGGTATGCAAGTCGGATTCACGATGCTTGAAGCCGGTTTCTGCCGAAGCCGTGAAACCGTGAACGTGCTCGTCGAATGCGTGGTAGATACTTGCCTCTGCGGCATCCTGTTCTACGCCGTTGGCTTCGCGTTTATGTTCAGCCACGGCAACGGTTTCATTGGCTACCACTGGTTCTTTCTGCAGAACGCGCCCGCTACCTACGAAAGCACCGGCGTGGCATTTTTGGCAGTGTGGATCTTTCAATTCGCCTTTGCCGACACGTGCTCGACTATAACCTCCGGCGCGATGATTGGGAGGACCGGATTCGTCGGCGACCTTCTTTACAGCATCTCCGTTACGGGATTCATTTATCCGATCATTGGACACTGGGCGTGGGGGCCGGACGGGTGGCTGGCAACAATGGGCAGCTCCGGACATTTCTTCACTGCCTTGGGGACAGGGTTTCATGATTTCGCCGGGTCGACGGTGGTCCATACCATCGGCGGATTCATTGCATTGGCAGGGGCCATCGTTCTGGGTCCCCGACTTGGGCGCAAATTCAAGCGTGACGGTGGCGCTCCGATGCTACCCCATGACTTGACCATCGCCGTCACCGGTGGACTCATTCTCTGGTTCGGCTGGTACGGCTTTAACCCCGGAAGTACCTTATCCGCCATGGACTTTGAAGGTATCGGCCGGGTTGCGGCAAACACAACCCTCGCCGCGTGCGCTGCCGGCCTTACGTCCATCCTCTACGGCTACTTCAGGACCTGGAAATGGGATGCAGGCTATACGACAAACGGATTTCTGGCCGGACTCGTCGCAATTACCTGCCCCTGCTATTGGGTCAGCCCGACGGGCTCCATCGCGCTGGGCGGTATTGCAGGAGTATTGGTCATCCTGGGAGTTGACTTACTGGAATGGCTGCGAATCGATGATCCCATTGGCGCAGTTCCTGTCCACGGTCTATGCGGAATTTGGGGGACTTTATCGCTCGGCCTTTTTGCCTGCGGCAGCTATGGCGCCCCAGGCCCGCTCGCGGCTGACAACTCCGCTCCTCTCAGGGGGCTGCTTTATGGAGGTGGGGCTCATCTGCTGGTCGCACAAGCGATTGGCAGCGCCATCGTTACGTTGGCGACATTTGGAGTTGCGATGGCGGTTATGCTGGCTGTGAATGCAACCGGAACGCTTCGCCTGTCGCCAGAGGCGGAGCTCTACGGTATGGATTTGCATGAACATGGGATATCAGCTTACCCAGAGTACGAGATTTCAGCGTTCGCGGCGCCGAGTGGGCTGGCTGTCCAGGCTGCAGCCGCCTCCAAAGCCTCCGCGTTTTCAGCTAAACCGATTGCTCGTGCCAGTGCCTCCTCAGATGAAATAACGACTTGA
- a CDS encoding porin: MKLSRLTVGLMAGFITLVMGSSKLSAQEQPGNSGSAAAVEASAKIEELQKELDSLKAQIDQLKKAQEEKEKPAPAAAAMTEAPATPAKKPSLAETLFDSTTISGSVDGYYGLDFEHPASRQAGLRVFDNYTNQFSLNLAELVIKRNPDTSTPLGYNLTLGYGNAMHVVNVLEPGGESFAQNVKEAYLSYLAPIGKGLQIDFGKFVTPAGAEVIESAPGWNYSRSILFGFAIPFYHFGLRAAYSFNPKVTLTGYLVNGWNNIVAVNTGKTYGFSLALAPSSKVSITQNYLGGPQTPNANSHWRHLSDTVVQFNVTPKLSLLENFDYGAGDMIPGVNSVKWAGIASYARYTFNSQYTFAARYEYYNDHDGFTTGTVQHVQEYTLTLERTFAHSLISRLEFRRDMSDVPFFPRGVAELTKNQNTMELGLIYVFNIHEAR, translated from the coding sequence ATGAAACTCTCGCGGCTTACCGTGGGGCTAATGGCAGGCTTCATAACGCTTGTAATGGGCAGTTCTAAGTTGAGCGCTCAGGAACAGCCTGGAAATTCCGGATCAGCGGCGGCGGTTGAAGCTTCTGCAAAGATCGAGGAACTCCAGAAGGAACTCGATTCGCTTAAAGCGCAAATCGATCAATTGAAGAAGGCCCAGGAGGAGAAAGAAAAGCCTGCGCCGGCGGCTGCAGCAATGACGGAAGCGCCGGCCACGCCAGCCAAGAAGCCAAGTCTGGCAGAAACCCTGTTTGACTCCACCACGATCAGCGGTTCTGTTGATGGGTACTATGGACTTGATTTTGAGCATCCTGCAAGTCGTCAGGCAGGGCTGAGGGTTTTTGATAATTACACGAACCAATTCTCATTAAACCTTGCCGAACTGGTCATAAAGAGGAATCCAGATACAAGTACACCACTGGGTTACAACCTGACATTGGGATACGGAAACGCCATGCATGTTGTCAACGTGTTGGAGCCGGGAGGAGAATCGTTTGCTCAAAATGTGAAGGAAGCGTACCTTTCGTACCTTGCGCCTATTGGCAAGGGTCTTCAAATTGACTTCGGGAAATTCGTAACTCCAGCAGGTGCAGAGGTGATCGAGTCTGCTCCTGGCTGGAATTATAGCCGGAGCATCTTGTTCGGCTTTGCAATACCGTTTTACCACTTTGGACTTCGGGCGGCGTATTCCTTTAATCCCAAGGTCACGCTGACGGGTTATCTCGTCAACGGCTGGAACAATATTGTCGCTGTTAACACTGGAAAAACCTATGGGTTCAGCCTGGCATTGGCGCCCAGCTCCAAGGTGAGCATCACTCAAAATTATCTGGGTGGGCCGCAAACGCCAAACGCCAATTCCCACTGGCGGCACCTGTCGGACACCGTAGTTCAGTTCAATGTGACTCCCAAGCTTTCCCTGCTGGAAAACTTTGACTACGGAGCCGGGGACATGATTCCGGGAGTGAACTCAGTGAAATGGGCTGGAATCGCCAGCTATGCGCGGTACACGTTTAACAGTCAATACACGTTCGCGGCGCGCTACGAGTACTACAACGACCACGACGGGTTCACTACCGGAACCGTGCAGCACGTCCAGGAATACACGCTGACTCTGGAACGCACTTTCGCTCATAGCTTGATCAGCCGCCTGGAATTCCGGCGTGACATGTCGGATGTTCCATTCTTTCCGCGCGGCGTGGCGGAGCTGACGAAAAACCAGAACACCATGGAACTAGGTCTCATCTACGTCTTTAATATTCATGAGGCCAGGTAA
- a CDS encoding MoaD/ThiS family protein: MQITVRIPPPLRKYTEGAESVETAAQNLADLFDGLDQKFPGIKKVLCAEDGTPQRFLNIYVNDEDIRFLGGLQYNFNDGDEILLIPAIAGGAPTEVAEPLCPGCH, encoded by the coding sequence TTGCAAATTACAGTTCGGATCCCACCGCCCTTGAGAAAGTATACCGAGGGCGCCGAAAGTGTTGAAACTGCGGCCCAAAACCTTGCTGACCTTTTCGACGGGCTCGACCAGAAGTTTCCAGGCATCAAGAAAGTGCTTTGTGCTGAGGACGGCACTCCACAACGTTTTCTGAATATTTATGTCAACGATGAGGATATTCGCTTTCTGGGGGGCTTGCAGTACAATTTCAACGACGGTGATGAAATACTGTTAATCCCCGCCATCGCCGGGGGCGCTCCGACTGAAGTAGCGGAACCTCTCTGCCCTGGATGCCACTAA